From a single Capsicum annuum cultivar UCD-10X-F1 chromosome 12, UCD10Xv1.1, whole genome shotgun sequence genomic region:
- the LOC107851668 gene encoding uncharacterized protein LOC107851668 — MSLKVVKDDTYLKRAISIIFVQTFNNYPFTLNSITSKTQKSMAQLLSLRVSTPSSPPRHPTTTASLTRPAVLTTRNSFTYLQHKLQCNGRFSCLFSHNRNKQDEARKALESALGGKKNEFEKWDKEIKRREEAGGGDNSGGGGWFNWRRWFGGDDGHFWQEAQQATLAILGILVMYLIVAKGDVILAVIFNPLLFTLRGARNGFTFVTSKITRKLYPASQDSFGTISPEEVPSRASAKDSVARKWGSD; from the exons ATGTCACTTAAGGTGGTGAAAGATGACACTTACTTAAAGCGTGCTATAAGTATTATATTTGTCCAAACATTTAATAACTACCCTTTCACTCTCAACTCAATCACCAGCAAAACCCAAAAATCTATGGCACAATTGTTGAGCCTAAGAGTTTCAACCCCATCATCACCACCCCGCCACCCCACCACCACCGCATCTTTAACAAGGCCTGCCGTCCTTACTACAAGAAACAGCTTCACTTATTTACAACACAAACTCCAATGCAATGGCAGATTTTCTTGCCTCTTCTCTCATAATCGTAACAAACAG GACGAGGCTAGAAAAGCTTTAGAAAGTGCTTTGGGAGGAAAGAAAAATGAGTTCGAGAAATGGGATAAAGAAATTAAACGAAGGGAGGAAGCCGGCGGAGGAGACAATTCAGGCGGAGGCGGTTGGTTTAATTGGCGTAGATGGTTTGGTGGCGACGATGGCCATTTTTGGCAGGAAGCTCAACAAGCAACCCTTGCTATTTTGGGTATTCTTGTCATG TACTTGATAGTTGCAAAAGGAGATGTTATACTTGCTGTCATATTCAACCCTCTGCTGTTCACTCTACGCGGAGCGAGGAACGGTTTTACCTTTGTAACATCGAAGATTACGAGAAAGCTATATCCTGCTAGCCAAGACAGCTTTGGTACCATTTCTCCGGAGGAAGTTCCTTCTCGCGCTTCTGCCAAAGACAGCGTCGCAAGAAAATGGGGAAGCGATTAA
- the LOC107851061 gene encoding rho GDP-dissociation inhibitor 1 yields the protein MSLSESRRNMGFDDNKVDMSEGNKGIVVDSDIEIENGNGGNENRVNRQMSESSMYTTDQEEDDDEANNKIELGPQCTLKEQFEKDKDDESLRRWKEQLLGSVDINAVGESLDPEVKILSLAIKSPGRSDIVLPIPDDGNPKSPWFVLKEGSKYSLKFTFQVNNNIVTGLKYTNTVWKTGIKVDSTKQMIGAFSPQLEPYTHEMPEETTPSGIFARGSYSARTKFLDDDNKCYLEINYTFEIKKEWQEK from the exons ATGTCCTTGTCTGAAAGTAGAAGGAACATGGGGTTTGATGATAATAAGGTAGATATGTCTGAGGGCAATAAGGGAATTGTTGTTGATTCTGACATTGAGATTGAGAATGGTAATGGTGGTAATGAGAATAGGGTGAATAGGCAAATGAGTGAAAGTTCAATGTATACAACTGATCAAGAAGAGGATGATGATGAAGCTAATAACAAGATTGAGTTAGGTCCTCAATGTACACTCAAAGAACAATTTGAAAAGGATAAg GATGATGAGAGTTTGAGAAGGTGGAAGGAGCAGCTCCTTGGAAGTGTGGATATCAATGCTGTTGGAG AATCCCTGGATCCAGAAGTGAAGATCTTGAGCCTTGCAATTAAGTCGCCCGGTAGATCTGATATCGTTCTCCCTATCCCGGACGATGGAAATCCCAAGAGCCCATGGTTTGTTCTGAAAGAAGGGAGCAAATACAGCCTAAAATTTACGTTCCAGGTCAACAATAACATAGTGACAGGTCTTAAATACACAAACACAGTTTGGAAAACCGGTATCAAAG TGGACAGCACGAAACAGATGATTGGGGCGTTTAGTCCTCAGCTAGAGCCTTATACACACGAAATGCCAGAAGAGACCACCCCTTCTGGCATTTTTGCAAGAGGATCTTACTCGGCAAGGACAAAG TTTCTTGATGACGATAACAAGTGCTATTTGGAGATCAACTACACATTCGAAATCAAGAAAGAGTGGCAGGAAAAATGA
- the LOC107851058 gene encoding acyl-CoA--sterol O-acyltransferase 1 yields the protein MEGDIKNVIKYWIEGEIENFIKVWLLIYVSLCYCFLASKILPKGLYSLLSFLPVIFFFLYVPLKINSIHLCGNTGFFISWLCNFKLILLAFDQGPLSDSSLSIAKFIILACLPIKIQQKSQKISEIYVKNRVNRSEFQQNGYFHETEKVSSVQSGKDFAKDSHFQETQFPSSVDKIENNPFQDGHFYENPSQNLGEKVSSLQSGKDFARNGHFQETQFPRSVDKIENNPFQDVHFHETPSQKLGEKVCGNDFVQSDSLRNSSITSSAKSKKGQVLNYGIKTLLFALIIRVHDYSDNIHPYIIVVIYCFHIYLCLDIILAIVSGLARGLLGLELEPQFNEPYLSSSLQDFWGRRWNLMVTRILRPTVYKPILGRKWAPLPAVMATFLVSGLMHELIFYYLCRAKPTWEITWFFLLHGVCLNIEIRAKKVINGRFNLPRIIETILTVGFVMITSFWLFFPQLLRCNSDVRALAEYQVIGTFFKDVTRAVNSTFFR from the coding sequence ATGGAGGGTGATATCAAGAATGTGATTAAATATTGGATAGAAggagaaattgaaaattttattaagGTATGGTTATTAATTTATGTATCACTATGTTATTGCTTTTTAGCATCCAAAATTCTACCAAAAGGTTTATATAGTCTCTTATCTTTTTTACcggtaatattttttttcttatatgttCCACTTAAAATTAATTCTATTCATCTTTGTGGTAACACTGGTTTTTTCATTTCTTGGCTTTGCAATTTTAAGTTAATTTTACTTGCTTTTGACCAAGGTCCACTTTCTGATTCTTCACTTTCTATTGCTAAATTTATAATTCTTGCTTGTTTACCAATTAAAATTCagcaaaaatctcaaaaaatatctgaaatttatgtgaaaaataggGTTAATAGAAGTGAATTTCAACAAAATGGTTATTTTCATGAAACTGAAAAAGTTTCCAGTGTACAAAGTGGAAAGGATTTTGCAAAAGAtagccattttcaagaaactcaatttCCAAGCTCAGTTGATAAAATTGAAAACAACCCTTTTCAAGATGGACATTTTTATGAAAATCCATCTCAAAATTTAGGTGAAAAGGTGTCTAGTTTACAAAGTGGAAAGGATTTTGCAAGAAATGgccattttcaagaaactcaatttCCAAGATCAGTTGATAAAATTGAAAACAACCCTTTTCAAGATGTCCATTTTCATGAAACCCCATCTCAAAAATTAGGTGAAAAAGTGTGTGGAAATGATTTTGTACAAAGTGACTCTTTAAGAAATAGTTCAATTACATCTTCTGCTAAGTCGAAGAAAGGCCAAGTACTAAATTATGGCATAAAGACACTTCTTTTTGCTTTAATTATTAGAGTTCATGACTATAGTGACAATATACATCCCTATATCATTGTGGTCATCTATTGTTTCCACATTTACCTTTGCTTAGATATAATTCTTGCTATTGTTTCGGGCTTGGCCCGTGGGCTTCTCGGGCTAGAACTCGAACCGCAATTCAATGAGCCATATTTATCTAGCTCGCTGCAAGATTTCTGGGGCAGGCGTTGGAATCTCATGGTCACTCGTATCCTTAGGCCCACTGTATACAAGCCCATTTTGGGCCGAAAGTGGGCCCCACTTCCCGCCGTGATGGCCACATTCCTCGTATCAGGCCTAATGCATGAGCTGATATTTTACTATCTGTGCCGGGCTAAGCCCACTTGGGAGATCACTTGGTTCTTTTTGCTACATGGAGTGTGTTTAAACATCGAGATTCGTGCTAAGAAGGTGATTAACGGTAGGTTTAATCTACCACGTATTATCGAGACAATCTTGACCGTTGGATTCGTTATGATCACGAGTTTCTGGCTGTTTTTTCCACAGTTGTTAAGATGTAATTCCGATGTTAGAGCATTAGCAGAGTATCAAGTTATTGGTACATTCTTTAAGGATGTCACAAGGGCTGTGAATTCAACATTTTTCAGATGA
- the LOC107851060 gene encoding acyl-CoA--sterol O-acyltransferase 1-like — protein MEGEIHNFIVVWAIILISLYYSHTIAKFISIGKSRFVAIIPIVCLFFILPLYLTSINLGGITSFFIAWLATFKILLFAFGKGPLSSTPPLPLSTFIPLACLPIKFQKYYSTNDNVETTKKTTNSNFNLVTKFALLAILIRVYNYKNNLHPKFLLFCYGLHIYFFLEIVLTMVSNLVRAVSRVELEPPFYQPYKTSSLQDFWGRRWNLMVNNILRPTVYDPIRSVMARHIPRKWAPLPAVLATFFVSGLMHELIFYQITRENPSWEVTLFFIAWSGFES, from the coding sequence atggaagggGAGATTCACAATTTCATAGTGGTATGGGCTATTATCTTAATAAGTTTATATTATTCTCACACCATAGCCAAATTTATTTCCATAGGCAAATCAAGATTTGTGGCTATTATTCCAATAGTTTGTCTATTTTTCATTCTTCCTCTTTATCTTACCTCCATTAATCTTGGTGGCATTACATCTTTCTTCATTGCATGGCTAGCCACTTTCAAAATTCTTCTTTTTGCTTTTGGTAAAGGCCCTTTATCATCAACCCCACCTCTACCACTTTCAACATTCATTCCTTTGGCTTGTTTGcctataaaatttcaaaaatattattcaactaatgataatgtTGAAACCACAAAAAAGAccacaaattcaaatttcaatctTGTTACCAAATTTGCACTTCTAGCCATTTTGATAAGGGTGTATAATTATAAAAACAATTTACATCCAAAATTCTTGCTCTTTTGTTATGGTCTCCACATTTATTTCTTCCTAGAAATCGTATTAACCATGGTTAGCAATTTAGTTCGAGCTGTGAGCCGAGTCGAGCTTGAGCCACCTTTTTATCAGCCGTACAAGACCAGCTCGCTTCAAGATTTCTGGGGCAGGAGGTGGAACCTCATGGTAAACAATATACTCCGTCCAACTGTCTACGACCCCATTCGTTCTGTAATGGCGAGACACATCCCGAGGAAGTGGGCCCCACTTCCTGCGGTGCTCGCCACGTTTTTCGTCTCGGGATTAATGCATGAACTGATTTTTTACCAAATTACTAGAGAGAACCCTAGTTGGGAAGTCACATTGTTTTTTATCGCATGGAGTGGCTTTGAGTCTTga
- the LOC107851059 gene encoding acyl-CoA--sterol O-acyltransferase 1-like, with product MEGEIHNFIVVWAIILTSLCYSHTIAKFIPKGKSRFVAIIPIVCLFFKLPFCLSSINLGANTSFFIAWLANFKLLLFAFGKGPLSSTPPLPLSSFIPLACLPIKLQTSSIKTTQKSKKSTLNLVTKIALLAILLRVYNYKDYLHTKIILFLYCLYIYLSLEIMLTMISTMVRVASRVELEPPFDEPYKTSSLQDFWGRRWNLMVTNTLHPAIYVSVRSMVIDRGPHFSRKWAPLPAVLVTFIVSGLMHELIFYNIGRLKPSWEVTFFFIIHGVALSLEIVIKKLLNGKIMIPKIISGPLTLGFIIFTSFWLFFPPFLRGKADVKACAEFIAFLEFVKCGKLVSPTNVTCPLL from the coding sequence atgGAAGGAGAAATTCACAATTTCATTGTTGTATGGGCTATTATCTTAACAAGTTTATGTTATTCTCACACCATAGCCAAATTCATTCCCAAAGGCAAATCAAGATTTGTGGCTATTATTCCAATAGTTTGTCTATTTTTTAAACTTCCATTTTGTCTTTCTTCTATCAATCTTGGTGCCAATACTTCTTTCTTCATTGCATGGCTAGCCAATTTTAAACTTCTTTTATTTGCTTTTGGTAAAGGCCCTTTGTCATCAACCCCACCTCTACCACTTTCATCATTCATTCCCTTGGCTTGTTTGCCTATAAAGTTACAAACATCATCAATTAAAACCACccaaaagagtaaaaaatcaactttaaatctTGTTACCAAGATTGCACTTCTAGCCATTTTACTAAGGGTGTATAACTATAAAGACTATTTGCATACAAAAATCATCCTCTTTTTATATTGCCTCTACATTTATTTATCGCTAGAAATCATGTTGACCATGATTAGCACCATGGTTCGAGTCGCTAGCCGAGTCGAGCTTGAGCCACCCTTTGACGAGCCTTACAAGACCAGCTCGCTTCAAGATTTCTGGGGCAGGAGGTGGAACCTCATGGTAACCAACACACTCCATCCGGCCATATACGTTTCTGTACGGTCAATGGTGATAGACCGTGGGCCCCACTTCTCGAGGAAGTGGGCCCCACTTCCCGCTGTGCTCGTCACGTTCATTGTCTCCGGCCTAATGCATGAGCTGATTTTCTACAACATTGGAAGACTAAAGCCTAGTTGGGAAGTCACATTCTTCTTTATCATACATGGGGTGGCTTTGTCACTAGAAATTGTGATAAAAAAATTGTTGAATGGCAAAATTATGATTCCTAAAATTATCTCAGGACCATTAACATTAGGATTTATAATATTCACAAGCTTTTGGTTGTTTTTTCCACCTTTTTTAAGAGGTAAAGCAGATGTTAAAGCATGTGCTGAGTTTATTGCTTTCTTAGAATTTGTTAAGTGTGGTAAACTAGTTAGTCCTACCAATGTGACATGTCCACTACTATAA